TCCCTTTCACCCGCCCCCGCCCGGTGCTAAGTTCCCGGGATGATCACGCCCCTCCGCTGCGCACAATGACGCACGTCATCGCCGTACCTCCCACGCTGGACAGCGACGCCTTCGACCAGATGATCGCGAGCGCGGCCGAGAGCGGCGACGCGCGCCTGCTGTTCGACGGGCGCCACCTGCGCTTCGCCGATCCGTACGGAATGGTGGGGCTGCTGGCGCTGGGGCAGCACTTTACGCGCGACGGGGTGAAGCCCATCCTGCACTTCCCCCAGTCGCCCGAGGTGGGAAGCTATTTCACGCGGATGGGGTTCGTGGCGGCCGCCGACGCGGCGTTCGAGATGGTGGATGCGCCGCGTCCGCGGGCCAACGACGGCTCCAGCGTGCTGCTTCCCATCACCGTGATCGACACGCACGAGGACGTGCACGGGGTGATCGAGGCGCTGAACGAGCACCGCATCAGCACCCTGCTCTCCGAGCAGCTGGGGTACTCGCGCGCCGACGCCATCGCCTTCAGCATGCTGCTGAGCGAGGTGTCGCAGAACATCATCGAGCACGCCGGCGCGCCGGGGTGGGTGGGGATCCAGACGTACCGCCGCTGGCGCCGCATCGA
This genomic window from Longimicrobium sp. contains:
- a CDS encoding ATP-binding protein → MTHVIAVPPTLDSDAFDQMIASAAESGDARLLFDGRHLRFADPYGMVGLLALGQHFTRDGVKPILHFPQSPEVGSYFTRMGFVAAADAAFEMVDAPRPRANDGSSVLLPITVIDTHEDVHGVIEALNEHRISTLLSEQLGYSRADAIAFSMLLSEVSQNIIEHAGAPGWVGIQTYRRWRRIDKRVVVIAVMDLGTGFRGSLEREHSSRFGDRWGDATALEAAFIHGVTRFRDPGRGQGLKQIRKKVGRWGGKIAIRSGTARISDVPDWDDSPPMATELADFPGSQILIVLPAKAPAPPAEPAARTAARPGPVRR